From a single Apium graveolens cultivar Ventura chromosome 2, ASM990537v1, whole genome shotgun sequence genomic region:
- the LOC141688070 gene encoding uncharacterized protein LOC141688070 — protein MSGGLAVLWKNNVNCRVIGSSINHIDIHIVERNVPVWRLTCYYGFSERARRHDAWNMLRQLAQVDGLPWFIFGDFNDLLYASDKSGKHAHPLGLLDGFRAAVEDYSLTELELTRGEFTWEKGKGTDNWQFRFRFENVWLKEPSFYDEVSTFLSGIPTIQLLPKLLLVSSFMAKWGRNFFHKFRDKVKKQKEVIDGLINRVDEDGVRSYFIEKYRLDDLMKQEEAYWQQRAKTIWLSEGDTNSKKFHAQALMRKKVNRIDFLRNDQDEIIDN, from the exons ATGAGTGGAGGGTTAGCAGTGTTATGGAAAAACAATGTTAATTGTAGGGTGATTGGGTCGTCTATTAATCATATTGATATCCATATTGTAGAAAGAAACGTCCCAGTTTGGAGACTCACATGCTACTATGGATTTTCGGAAAGAGCTAGGCGCCATGATGCTTGGAATATGCTAAGACAGTTGGCTCAAGTAGATGGTCTTCCTTGGTTTATATTTGGTGATTTTAATGATTTGCTTTATGCGTCTGATAAAAGTGGTAAACATGCGCATCCACTGGGTCTTCTAGATGGTTTTCGAGCAGCTGTTGAGGATTATTCTCTTACCGAACTGGAGCTCACACGGGGGGAGTTTACTTGGGAGAAAGGCAAAGGGACTGATAATTGG CAATTTCGGTTCAGATTTGAGAATGTGTGGCTGAAGGAGCCTTCTTTTTATGATGAGGTTTCGACTTTCTTGAGTGGTATACCTACCATTCAGCTGTTGCCTAAATTACTCTTAGTTTCTTCCTTTATGGCTAAATGGGGAAGGAATTTTTTCCATAAGTTCAGGGACAAAGTCAAGAAGCAAAAAGAGGTGATAGATGGTTTGATAAACAGAGTTGATGAAGATGGAGTTCGTAGTTATTTCATCGAGAAGTATCGACTGGATGATTTAATGAAGCAAGAGGAGGCATACTGGCAGCAAAGAGCAAAAACAATTTGGCTCTCAGAGGGGGATACAAATTCAAAAAAATTTCATGCTCAAGCTTTAATGAGGAAAAAGGTAAACCGTATTGACTTTCTGCGAAATGATCAAGATGAGATTATCGATAATTAA